A region of Rhizobium binae DNA encodes the following proteins:
- the cobG gene encoding precorrin-3B synthase — MGNETAKATDRRDAANGHDRAAAKRRARGACPALAAPMPTGDGLLVRLRPAGGALTLRQLAELARSAAAHGNGILEITARGNLQIRGLRAGTVGQFAADVDAAGITVPDGPAIEISPLHGIDPEEVSDPAAMELALRGKLQQLPASPRLAPKLSIVIDGGGAFGLAGLSADIRVIALSQAQWLVAINGDGETATPLAVGPAGAAVSAVGEILSLLAMLGQGSRARDIDPALLRTHFPAMAAIRPIQPCPARIPLSGLHRLADGKAVLGVRLQFGQTRASDLTALLDLADATGATAIRLAPGRGFFFLGLPAERVPAIETAAARYGFSAQAGEKDEHIAACAGAGACASAFYETRPMARRILAAAPGLFDGSLTLHLSGCAKGCAHARPALTLTGTAEGYDLIVNGLAMDRPDERIAGGRIDFAIERLARSIEDNRGAGESTAACLTRLGATGVAKALRQG; from the coding sequence ATGGGCAATGAGACCGCCAAGGCGACCGACAGGAGAGATGCGGCGAACGGCCATGATCGCGCGGCAGCGAAGAGGCGCGCGCGCGGCGCCTGCCCCGCCCTTGCCGCACCGATGCCGACCGGCGACGGGTTGCTCGTGCGGCTGCGTCCGGCCGGCGGCGCGCTGACGCTGCGGCAACTCGCGGAACTTGCCCGCTCGGCTGCGGCGCATGGAAACGGCATTCTCGAGATCACCGCGCGCGGCAATCTGCAGATCCGCGGGCTGCGGGCCGGGACGGTCGGACAGTTCGCCGCCGATGTCGATGCCGCCGGCATCACCGTGCCGGACGGACCGGCAATCGAGATCTCGCCGCTGCACGGCATCGACCCGGAAGAGGTGAGCGATCCGGCCGCAATGGAACTGGCATTGCGCGGCAAGCTCCAGCAACTGCCTGCCTCGCCGCGGCTCGCGCCGAAACTATCGATCGTCATTGACGGCGGTGGAGCATTCGGCTTGGCGGGGCTTTCCGCCGATATCCGTGTCATCGCTCTATCGCAGGCGCAATGGCTGGTCGCCATCAATGGCGACGGGGAGACGGCAACGCCGCTCGCGGTCGGTCCTGCGGGAGCAGCCGTCTCGGCCGTTGGCGAAATCCTGAGCCTGCTGGCAATGCTCGGGCAGGGCAGTCGGGCGCGGGATATCGATCCCGCACTTTTACGAACACACTTTCCCGCCATGGCGGCCATCCGGCCCATTCAGCCCTGTCCGGCAAGGATCCCGCTATCGGGCCTGCATCGACTGGCCGACGGCAAAGCCGTGCTCGGCGTGCGGCTGCAATTCGGGCAGACGAGAGCGTCCGACCTAACCGCCCTGCTCGATCTTGCCGACGCCACTGGCGCAACGGCCATCCGGCTGGCGCCGGGTCGCGGTTTCTTCTTCCTCGGCCTGCCGGCAGAGAGAGTACCGGCGATCGAGACTGCGGCCGCCAGATATGGCTTCAGCGCACAAGCCGGCGAGAAAGACGAGCATATCGCCGCGTGCGCCGGCGCCGGCGCCTGCGCCTCCGCCTTCTACGAGACAAGACCGATGGCGCGCCGCATCCTCGCCGCAGCACCCGGCCTCTTCGACGGCTCGCTGACGCTGCATCTCTCCGGCTGTGCTAAGGGCTGCGCGCATGCGCGCCCGGCGCTGACGCTGACCGGCACGGCTGAAGGTTACGACCTCATCGTCAACGGGTTGGCAATGGATCGACCGGACGAACGGATCGCTGGCGGACGGATCGATTTCGCTATAGAGAGGCTCGCCCGCTCCATCGAAGACAACAGAGGCGCTGGCGAATCGACCGCCGCCTGCCTTACACGGCTTGGCGCAACCGGCGTTGCGAAGGCGCTGCGACAGGGATAG